CGACATGCCGAACCGCTCCGGCGAGCCCTGCCAGCGCCGCTCGCGATGCAGCGTCGCGAACTGGACGTGGGTGGTCGGCCGTCCGCGCCGGGTGGAGGAGTCGTCGATCACGTCGTCGTGCACCAGCGCGCAGGCGTGCAGCAGCTCGAGCGCGGAAAACAGCAGCAGCACTTGCTCATCGGGCTCGTCGGTGGCCACCGCGCGCCAGCCCCAGTAGGCGAAGGCAGGACGCAGCCGCTTACCGCCACCCAGCACGAAATCTTCCAGCGCGGCGATCAGGCCGTTGTAGTCGTCGCCGATGTAGGCGGTCTCGGCGCGCCGCTCGTCCAAATACCGCCGCAATTGTTCGGTGATGGCGCCGGTCAACTCGACGGTTGCCGCCGCTGCTGTGGCTTTGACGCTCAGCGCGGCGCCCCTTTCTGCTCGGCTGGCTGGGTATTCCAGGCCCGACCAGTGTATTCGTCGCGCGAGTCGGGGTGGGTCCCGCGTGACGTCGCCGCGTGCACCCAGTTGCTTCGACTGCCTCACTAACCCGCCCCTATGCTGGCGGGTGCGCTGGGGCTCGCGCGGATGCTGCGCGGCCAAGAGACGCCCCGGGCCCATAGTTCGTCGGACGGAGAGAAGCCGCGTGACCCTCAACACCATTGCGCTCGAGCTGGTGCCACCGAACGCCGACGAAGGTCGGGAGCGGGCACTCGAAGAGGCGCAGAAAGTGGTGCGGCATTCGGCCGACTCGGGTCTGGACGGCCGGATCCGGCACGTGATGATCCCCGGGATCATCGCCGAGGACGACGACCGTCCCGTTCCGATGAAGCCCAAGCTGGACGTGCTCGACTTCTGGTCGGTCGTCAAACCGGAACTGACCGGCATGAAGGGCTTGTGCACGCAGGTCACCGCCTTCATGGACGAGCCGTCGCTGCGGGGCCGGCTCACCGAATTGTCCTCCGCCGGAATGGAAGGCGTGGTGTTCGTCGGCGTACCGCGCACCATGAACGACGGCGAGGGATCCGGCGTCGCCCCGACCGACGCCCTGTCGATCTATCGCGAGCTGGTGACCAACCGGGGCGTGATCCTGATCCCCACTCGCGACGGCGAACAGGGTCGGTTCAACTTCAAGTGCGACCAGGGCGCCACCTACGGCATGACCCAGCTGCTGTACTCCGACGCGATCGTGGGCTTTCTGACCGAGTTCGCCAAGGAAACCGATCACCGGCCCGAGATCCTGCTGTCCTTCGGCTTCGTGCCGAAGATGGAAAGCCGCGTCGGACTGATCAACTGGCTCATCCAGGACCCGGGCAACGCCGCGGTGGCCGCTGAGCAGGAGTTCGTCCGCAACCTCGCCGCCTGCGAGCCGCCGCAGAAGCGCCAGCTGATGGTCGACCTCTACAAGCGCGTCATCGACGGGGTGGCCGACCTCGGCTTCCCGCTGAGCATCCATCTGGAGGCGACCTACGGGATTTCCGGTCCGGCGTTCCAGACCTTCGCGGAGATGCTCGCGTACTGGTCACCCACCCCGCAGGGCTAAGTGGGTGGCGGCTGGTCGCGCGGCGCGGTGAGCCGCGGTGACCGATCCCGGCCGACCCACGCCAGCAGCCCCACCACGCCGGCCGCCGCGAAGGAGGCGATGCCCAGCCACACGACGGCGCCGGTGAAGGACCGGGTGTTGGGGTCGGTGTAGCGGGCCTGGGCGGTCATGGTGCTCACGACACCCGGCTTGAGCTTCCAGGACACCACGTCGGGCTCGACCCGGTCGCCGTTGGTGGAGGTCACCACGCCGGGGAAGGCGACCGTCAGCTCGACGTCGGCCTCCGAATCGGTCAGCGACGTCAGATCCGCCCGGCCCTCGAGCAGCACCAGGTTGCCGTTGCGGCGCAGCGACAGGTTGACGCCGGAGGCGTCGGGGTTCATGTTGGCCAGCTGCGGTAGCTCGGCGAACGTCAGATCGGAGAACACCGCCTGGGAGCCGACGTAGCCGTCGCTGTCGTAGTTCGACACCGCCACCTTCTGGCTGAACGGCAGGTTGTTGCTGTCCAGCTGCGGGCCGGTGTCCTTGGGGGTCTTGGGTTTCGCGGCGGCGACGATCTCCCCGGAGACCAGGTCGTCGGGAGACACGGTGAGCGAGGCCCGGACCCGCAGGCATCCGCTGGCCAGGGGCACCAGCAGCAGCAACATCGCGATGACCATCACACGGCGCCGTCGAAGCCGGAGGGCTTTCAAGCGAGGAGAGCTGGCGCGCACCAGGTCATCGTGCCAGATCCGATGTGCCACTTGAAGAAGTGCCACACCGAGTGCGGGCGCCCGGTCGCGCGGTGTCACAGCGGGAGTTCGCGGCCCAGGATCGCGAACGCCCGCGGGTCGCCGGCGAAGTGGTAGCGGCGGATGACGTCGGTGAAGCCCAGCCGCCGGTACAACCGCCAGGCGCGGTTGGGCTCGCCGTTGGTTTCCGGCGTCGAGAGCAGCACGTTCTTTTCGGCGCGCCCGGCCAGCAGTCGCCGAGCCAACGCCTCGCCGAGGCCGCGGCCCTGGGCTCGGGGATGAATGTGCAGCTCGGTCAACTCGAAATAGCTGTTCATCAGCCGGGCAATCTCCTGGGGCGGCGAGCCGCCGCGCTGCATGCCCAGCACGACTTGCTGTTGCCACCATTGGCCCGGCGCCCCCGGATAGCCATAGGCCACGCCCAGCAGGGGGGCGCTGGCCAGATCCTGCGCCGAGGGCGTCGGCGCGTTCTCGTCGTCGGCCGCCTCGACTTCGACGACGCCGGCGCCTTGCCAGCCCTGGCGGCGGATGTGCTCGAGCCACATCGCGGCGCGCTGCTGCTCGGTGCCGCGCGGGTAGCGCATCGCATCGACGTACACGGTCAGGGCGTCGGTGAGGCGACGCTCCATATCGTGGGGGAGCAGATCGATGAGGAATATCGCCAACTCGCGGTGCCCTCCTCATCGGGTGATCAGACGGATTCGATGCTTCGGCGTGCTGTGGTCGCCGGGGACCAGGCTGCTATCGATCATTATCGGACCCCCACGCGGCGGGGCGACGAGCGGTCGTGGCACCGAACCGGCGGACGGCCCCGGTCGGGGAAGCCGGTTGTAGCGCACGGGGGTTCCGGTCTGGCGGGATGGCGCGATCCGGCCGGGATAGAATCGGCACGGAACCAGTGGTATGGGGCAGATTGACCTCGTATCATTCAATTAGTTGCCCGCGCAACGGGCATCCGCGTGCTATCGATAGTCACGTGCCACACTGTCGGCAAGGAGGGACGAATGCCACTCTCCGATCATGAGCAGCGAATGCTCGATCAGATCGAGAGCGCTCTCTACGCCGAAGATCCCAAGTTCGCGTCAAGCGTCCGGGGCGGAGGTTTCCGCGCGCCCACGGCCCGCCGGCGGCTGCAGGGTGTGGCACTGTTCGTCGTCGGCCTGGCGATGCTGGTTTCCGGGGTGGCGTTCAAGGCCACGTGGATCGGCGGCAGCGTCCCCATTCTCAGCATTTTCGGATTCATCGTCATGTTCGGCGGAGTGGTGTTCGGCATCACCGGTCCCCGGTTGTCAGGCAGGCCAGACCATTCCGGCTCGGCGCCTACCTCGCTGCGCCAGCGCCGCAACAAAGGTGGCGGGTCCTTCACCAGCCGCATGGAGGATCGGTTCCGCCGCCGCTTCGACGACTAGCGCCGACTCACCACGCGCGGGGTAGCCACCGGCTGCCCCGTTTTGCATTTCTTTCAGGCCCGCAGCGCGCGCGGCTGCCAGCATCACAGTTCGGGCGGCCCCGACTGACGTCCGCAACCGTCGATGCCGTTTTGCGACTTAATCGAGCCCTGACCGCGGCGCGGCGCGGCGAGTAAGCCCCACCGGGCCCCACTAAAGTTCCCCACTACGCCCCACGCGCGGCATTTCGGCTGGTAGCTGCGCCGGTTCGGAGGGTCGCGATCGTGGTCTGAGACGTGCCCGACACGCCCCCGATGTGGCGTTGACGAGCCCGTGACGACGGATAACCCGGAAAACGCCACGGCGACACTTCATGAATGGGGCGAAGTGGGGGATTGTGGGGTATGGTGGCTGCAGTGTTTGGGTGACCTCGAACGGGAGGTGAGCTGGTGTTTCTTGGCACCTACACGCCCAAACTCGACGACAAGGGGCGGCTGACGTTGCCCGCCAAGTTTCGTGACGCGCTGGCAGGGGGGTTGATGGTCACCAAGAGCCAGGACCACAGCCTCGCCGTCTACCCGCGGGCGGAATTCGAGCAGCTGGCCCGCCGGGCCAGCAAGGCCTCGCGGAGCAACCCGGACGCCAGGGCCTTCCTGCGTAACCTCGCCGCCGGCACCGACGAGCAGCACCCCGACGCCCAGGGCCGCATCACGCTGTCGGCCGACCACCGTCGTTACGCGACCCTGTCCAAGGACTGCGTGGTGATCGGCGCGGTCGATTACCTGGAAATCTGGGATGCGCAGGCCTGGCAGGACTACCAGCAAACCCACGAAGAGAACTTCTCCGCGGCCAGCGATGAAGCACTCGGCGACATCATCTGAGGCGCATGCCCGTGCAACGTGGCCTCTGCCCGAACCGACCCTGGCGTACTTCCCCAACGCCAGGTTCGCGCCTTCGGACAGGGACCTCGATGCAGGGGCGCCACACCTTTTCCGGCACGCCCGTGCGGTACAGACCCGCGCGGCCGACGGGTGGCGGCAGATCCGGGGAGGCGTTGCGGTGGCTGACATTTCAGATTTCGGGCACGTGCCCGTCCTGCTGGAGCGTTGCGTCGCGCTGCTCACGCCCGCATTGACCCGCCACCACCCGGACGGGACGGGGGCGACACTGGTCGATGCCACCGTCGGCGCGGGCGGGCACGCGGAGCGCTTCTTGACCGAACTGCCAGGCCTGCGCCTGATCGGGCTCGACCGCGACCCCAGCGCCCTGGACATCACCCGATCACGGTTGGCGCGATTCTCCGACCGGGTCACGCTGGTGCGCACCCGCTACGACGGCGTCGCCGCGGCCCTGGCCGAATCCGGCTATGCCGCAACAGAATCGGTCGACGGAATGCTGTTCGACCTCGGTGTGTCGTCGATGCAGCTCGACCGCGCCGACCGGGGCTTTGCCTACGCCCAGGACGCGCCGCTGGACATGCGGATGGACCCCGACGCGCCGCTGACCGCGGCGGACATCCTCAACACCTACGACGAGGCCGACCTGGCGCACATCTTGCACCGCTACGGCGAGGAGCGGTTCGCGCGGCGCATCGCCGCGCACGTCGTGCGCCGGCGGGCCCGCCAGCCGTTCACGTCGACCGCGGACCTGGTGGCCCTGCTCTACGACGCGATTCCGGCCGCGGCCCGGCGCACCGGTGGGCATCCGGCCAAGCGCACCTTCCAGGCGCTGCGGGTCGCGGTCAACGACGAGTTGGAGTCGCTGCGGGCCGCGCTCCCGGCTGCCTTGGACGCGCTCGCCGTCGGCGGGCGCATCGTGGTGATGGCGTACCAATCGCTCGAGGACCGGATCGTCAAGCGGTTGTTCGCCCAGGCGGTCGCGTCCCGCACCCCGGTGGACCTGCCGGTCGAGCTTCCCGGTCACCAGCCGCGATTCCGCGCCCTGACACAGGGCGCCGGACGCGCCGACGCCACTGAGATCGAACGCAATCCGCGCAGCGCCGCGGTGCGGCTACGGGCTCTGCAGCGCATGGAATCACAGCAGGCAACCGGGAAAGGCGATTGATGAAAGCGGACCGCGAGACGTCGAAACGACGCGGTGGCAGCGACCGCCGGGGCGCCCGCGACGGTTCTGCCCGGCGGGGCAGGCGTGCGGCGCCCGAACCCGGCGCCGCGCGGCGCACGCGCGGTGCCCGGACCACGGCGCCCGCCCGCGAATCCCGCGCACCCAAGGCCGGTCCGCAGAGCAGCCCTGTCGCCCGTCCGGTCGAGCGATCGGCCCGTCCCAAGAACGCCAGCCAGGCCAAGGCACGTGCCAAGGCCCGGAAAGCCAAGGCGCCCAAGGTCGTCCGTCCCAAGCTCACCGAGCGTCTGGCCACCCGGCTGGCGTCGATCGACCTGCGCCCGCGGACCCTTGCGAGCAAGGTTCCCTTCGTCGTGTTGGTCATCGGTGCGCTCGGCGTCGGGCTAGGGCTCACGCTGTGGTTGTCCACCGACTCCGCCGAACGCTCCTACAAGTTGAGCCACGCCCGCGAGCGGACCCGGCTGCTGCAGCAGCAGAAGGAAGCGCTGGAGCGCGACGTGCGTGAGGCCGAAGCCGCGCCCGCGCTCGCCGAGGCCGCCCGCAAGCAGGGCATGATCCCCAGCCGCGACACCGCGCACCTGGTCCAGGATCCGTCCGGGAACTGGGTGGTGGTGGGCGACCCCAAGCCGGCCGACGGCGTTCCGCCGCCGCCGCTGAACACCAAGCTGCCCGACGAAGCGCCGCAGCCCCCGAAGCCGGCGGCGCCGGCCGCGGAGGTCCCGATGCGGCTCGAGCCGGTCCCCGGTGGTCCCGCCCCGGCCCGGTCGGGACCCGAAGCGCTGCTGCGCGCACCCGATGGCGCCTCGACGGTGGGCGGTCAGCACTTCCCGCCGGCAGTTCCGCCGGTGCCCGGCGCGCCTGGCGCGCCCGGGGTCCCCGCGGCCGGTACGCTGCCCGGCATGCCAGGCGGGCCCGTGACCGGTGCGCTGCCCGGCATGCCCGGTGGGCCGGTCACCGGTGCGCTGCCGACGCCGGGCCTGCCGATGCCGGCCAGGCCCGCGACTCCTCCGGTGCCCGCCGAGGTCCCGATTCCGTTGGGCGGGCTGCCCATTCCGGCTCCCGGCCAGCTGCCCGCACCCCTGTCGCCGGAGGTTCCCGTCCCGGTGCAGCTGGGCCGGCCGGGCGGCCCCCAGCCGACCGCTCCCGCCGCTCCGGCGCCCGCCCCGATGCCGCAACCGGGTACCGGCGCCCTGCCCGGGCCCCCCGGCGCGGTGCCAGGTGCTCCCAGGTGAGCCGCGGCGAAACCCCCCGGGCACGCCGGTCGCAGGCCGCACGCCCGACGCGCGGTCCCCGTAAGGACATCGCGGACAATGGCGGCCGCCAACCCAAGCGCCGCGCGAAAGCCCAGCAGGCCGACCTGGGCCGCGACGTTCGGGAACCGAAGCGACTCCGAAAAGCCAAGCAGCCCAAGGAGGGCCGCACCGCACAGCGCCCCGAGCCGGTGGGGGCCGGGCATTCGGCGCGGGAACGGCGCACCCGTCAGATCGCCCAAATGGCCGGCCGCGGTGGATCGT
The sequence above is drawn from the Mycobacterium marseillense genome and encodes:
- the rsmH gene encoding 16S rRNA (cytosine(1402)-N(4))-methyltransferase RsmH, with the translated sequence MKHSATSSEAHARATWPLPEPTLAYFPNARFAPSDRDLDAGAPHLFRHARAVQTRAADGWRQIRGGVAVADISDFGHVPVLLERCVALLTPALTRHHPDGTGATLVDATVGAGGHAERFLTELPGLRLIGLDRDPSALDITRSRLARFSDRVTLVRTRYDGVAAALAESGYAATESVDGMLFDLGVSSMQLDRADRGFAYAQDAPLDMRMDPDAPLTAADILNTYDEADLAHILHRYGEERFARRIAAHVVRRRARQPFTSTADLVALLYDAIPAAARRTGGHPAKRTFQALRVAVNDELESLRAALPAALDALAVGGRIVVMAYQSLEDRIVKRLFAQAVASRTPVDLPVELPGHQPRFRALTQGAGRADATEIERNPRSAAVRLRALQRMESQQATGKGD
- a CDS encoding LppM family (lipo)protein, translating into MVIAMLLLLVPLASGCLRVRASLTVSPDDLVSGEIVAAAKPKTPKDTGPQLDSNNLPFSQKVAVSNYDSDGYVGSQAVFSDLTFAELPQLANMNPDASGVNLSLRRNGNLVLLEGRADLTSLTDSEADVELTVAFPGVVTSTNGDRVEPDVVSWKLKPGVVSTMTAQARYTDPNTRSFTGAVVWLGIASFAAAGVVGLLAWVGRDRSPRLTAPRDQPPPT
- a CDS encoding GNAT family N-acetyltransferase, with product MAIFLIDLLPHDMERRLTDALTVYVDAMRYPRGTEQQRAAMWLEHIRRQGWQGAGVVEVEAADDENAPTPSAQDLASAPLLGVAYGYPGAPGQWWQQQVVLGMQRGGSPPQEIARLMNSYFELTELHIHPRAQGRGLGEALARRLLAGRAEKNVLLSTPETNGEPNRAWRLYRRLGFTDVIRRYHFAGDPRAFAILGRELPL
- a CDS encoding DUF3040 domain-containing protein; translated protein: MPLSDHEQRMLDQIESALYAEDPKFASSVRGGGFRAPTARRRLQGVALFVVGLAMLVSGVAFKATWIGGSVPILSIFGFIVMFGGVVFGITGPRLSGRPDHSGSAPTSLRQRRNKGGGSFTSRMEDRFRRRFDD
- a CDS encoding mycobacterial-type methylenetetrahydrofolate reductase; its protein translation is MTLNTIALELVPPNADEGRERALEEAQKVVRHSADSGLDGRIRHVMIPGIIAEDDDRPVPMKPKLDVLDFWSVVKPELTGMKGLCTQVTAFMDEPSLRGRLTELSSAGMEGVVFVGVPRTMNDGEGSGVAPTDALSIYRELVTNRGVILIPTRDGEQGRFNFKCDQGATYGMTQLLYSDAIVGFLTEFAKETDHRPEILLSFGFVPKMESRVGLINWLIQDPGNAAVAAEQEFVRNLAACEPPQKRQLMVDLYKRVIDGVADLGFPLSIHLEATYGISGPAFQTFAEMLAYWSPTPQG
- the mraZ gene encoding division/cell wall cluster transcriptional repressor MraZ, coding for MFLGTYTPKLDDKGRLTLPAKFRDALAGGLMVTKSQDHSLAVYPRAEFEQLARRASKASRSNPDARAFLRNLAAGTDEQHPDAQGRITLSADHRRYATLSKDCVVIGAVDYLEIWDAQAWQDYQQTHEENFSAASDEALGDII